CTCTACTTTAGATCCCGAGTCAACTTATCATACTAatctaagatttaaaaatataatatggataataaaaaatataaaaaataatttttttaaaaataagatggGATCAAAAACCTTTGCTCAAAGTCTTATACAATCAACTTAAATTGTATcaacttaaatgaaattgagTACCTTGAAGTGAAATTATCATCCACcatgaataatgttaaaaagcacatcaaattacataaaaaaaatcattagataAATAtagctaaaatataatttatttaataattagttaCAAGATTTGCCactatattgttttgaattaattattggGTGATTTGTTTGGGTTTCTTAGTGTCATCCTAATACTAAAGTATTTCAAAGTTGGAATCCTATTTTACATCCAATTCCAAAATCAGCACATATGAatcatttcaaagaaaaatatataaaaattaaaataaacctaaatgtggaggaaacaaagaataaaagttAGAATTCATATATTATCATGCTAATCCATGATTAATCTAaatttgtaattatttattCTAATATTATAAATCTGTTTAACAGCCAACCTAGTTACTTGTTAATCTAGAATTTGGTTGTgacagatttaaaattaaatattactttattttatattttaaaaaaattattttaattattttaaattttttaaaataatacatttttaaattaatctgagTCTATTCAGATTAATCTgtctaatttatttatgatcGACTGTTGGGCCTTTGTTTATTCCTCGTATTATAAATGGTCTTTTGTTTCTATGGGcagtaaatagaaaaaataagtgtGAGCCCAATAGGCAATAGATGGATTCGGCTTACCTTCAGCTCAAGCTTAGCGTCCAGAAGAAAGCAAAAAGCAGAGCAAATGTGGAGAAAgacacagaaagaaaaaaaagaagcagacaGGGAATTGACACagacaacagcaacaacaaaggTACATAAACTAACTAAACCCTCTCTTAGTTTTGCCATTTCAATGTTTTTGAGTAATTTGTTTGGTTTAtgtttcgggtttttttttttggtttccatAAAAAGATTGCTCTATCGAAGATCTGTGTTTAGAATTCAAAGCCTAAGTTTTTTAGAGAGAAAGGTGGTCCATTTTGAAAGTCCTTTTGATTTATTCTCCTCTCATTGTAATTTGTGAGAGGAGGAGTTTCAATTTCAAGTTTATGATTCGTGAGAGTGTGAAAGTTTGAAGCTTTTGCCGTTGTCgattgttgaattttaaaaatttactatttATGTATAGTTTTATTGTTTCAAGCTTTTGAAGCAGTCTATATCGAGCATTGCTGACtccattttggtgttttttagtttaaagctttttttttttttgtacttggaTTGGAGGGTTTCGGTTGGTTGGAAAAAAGGTTAATTCTTATTTTGTGATGGTGGGGGGTGAATGCTCGATTTATTAGAggattattgttttgttttttgatttcttattaggTTAAGTTGGTGATATAGAGTATGAGTGGTGCTCCTGTTAAAAGATCGCATGAAGAGGGTGgtcattcttcttctttgaaaTTCCCTCCTCATGAAGATACAGGTTCGTATCCTAAGCTGACATCAGGGGTTTCAAATGAGTACCATCTACCATATGAGATGGGTCCAGATGCTAGGGTGGCTAAGATTCCCAGAACTGAGTCTCGAGACGTAGATAGAAGATCACCTTTGCATTCGATGTATCGAATCCCACCATCTTCAAATGAATCACACATGGTTTCTCATTTGAATGTTGCTCCTGAAAGAAGGCCTGAATCAAGGGATTCCAAGGACTGCAGAGACTACCAGATTGAAAACCATGAGCCAAGGACTGATGCAAGAGAGATGTATGGCGAGGCAAAGAGGGATTCACAAGGtgttaaaaatgaaaaggatgtGAGGTTTGAGAGTAGAGGGGATGACAATAAGGAATTAAAGCATGACAGAGAAGCTCATATTGAGCTGAAGAATGACATGAAGATAGAAAAGGATGGTTTTGGTCCTGCAAGTAGTCAGGTGAATTGGAAGGAACCAAAAGAATACCATAGGGGAAAGAGATGTTTGGAATCTGCAGGTGTACATGTGGATCCTTGGCATATATCACGTCGAAATTCCCAAGGCTCCATTGAGATTGAAAAGGAAGTCGTCAGTATTGAGGAGAGGGATCATGCCAAAGTTCACGAGGCAGTTGGAGAAAATAAAGTTGAATTGAAAGGTGAGGATAGATTTAAAGACAAGGATAGGAAGAGGAAAGATTTGAAGCTCCGGGAATGGGGAGACAGAGATAAGGAAAGAAGTGATCGAAGGGGAAGTATGCAAGTAGGCAACAGTATTGCTGAGGGAAAAGAGTCGGTGaaggaagagagagaaggagagaggtGGGAGTGGGAGAGGAAGGATCTGTCAAAAGACAGGGAAAGGTTAAAAGAAAGGGAGAAGGACCACATGAAAAGAGAATCAGGAACTGGAGCTGAAAAGGAGGGTTTGCACAGTGAAAAGGAGTCTGTGGATGGATCTGTCAGAATTTCAGAACAGGAAAATCCAGCTTTGGAGCCAAAGAAACAGAAAGATTTTGATAACTGGAAAAATGTCGATAAAGAAgctaaagataaaaagaaagaaagagaagctgACATAGAAGGAGATAGACCTGAGAAGGGCAGCACGATGTGCGGGAAAGAATCTGATGATGGATGTGCAGATGGTGAAATTGCAACTGAAAGGGAAAGAGGAGTTTTTAACTATGGAGTCCAGCAGCGCAAGAGGATGCTTCGGCCTAGGGGCAGCGCCCAAGTGGCAAATTGTGAACCCCGTTTTAGTTCCCATACTCAGGACTGTGAGGGGTATGTTCTTCAATTCTTCTTAATTGCTGTTTTAATTGGAAATTTGTTATGCATATGATTGATTTTGGGTTATTGACAGTTACCGTGTGGAAACTTGCTTTAAAGTATTTGATATGAATGTGGAAACTGCTATTATTGGAGCTAAGTGTCCAGAGATTTATCCTACAATGATAGTTTCTGAagataaaattacttttattgTAGCTGAAACCTTTAACCAAATTTGTCATTGTCATGTATTCTTTAGTATGTTGGTTCTCTTAGATTGGTTAAATTGAGCATCATTCCACTTTAATAATTCAAGAGTAAACTATAGTCTAAATTCATCATAACCAAGTTCCTTTATATCCTGCAGATGTCAAGGTAAGCTGTCATTTCCATATTACGAAGCTGGAAATTTATTCGTGCCCTATGGCTAATGGGTTGCAGGGGAGTTGAATGACGGGATCTCCTTCAGAGTACTGATTGGAATGCTAAAACTGAAATCATTAGCTATCACTGCttaattggatattttttttacttctttccttttccactcTCCTAATGCATTGGATATGCCAGAATGAGGTGTTAGCTTTCATATttcccttttccctttcttttcttctttgtgcTGTATAATTTTTTCTCAAGCTTCTATTAATTGGTAGTTTCTGGGCCTTTTTAGGTTTCTTTGTCACAACAAATGTGTAGCTTGTGTCAACAACTCGTGGTCTCTGTGTCATAAATTACTTCTATTAGTAAACATATTAGTGCTTGCTGATGGATGatacaaaaaataacttgataacATCGTAGTTCACAAGTTACTTGATTTCCTTTATATGGCTATTGAATTTACCTTCTGGTGCTCCAGGCAAATCTGAGGTATCCTCTGTCATTTATAAAGTTAGTGAATGCATGCAAGAGCTGATAAAGTTATGGAAGGAGTATGAAGCATCTCAATCTGATAAAAATAGTGAAAGCAGCCATAAGGGCCCCACTCTTGAAATTCGAATACCAGCAGAACATATTACTGCTACAAATCGCCAAGTAAGCTTGCTGCTGTATGTAATAGTTGATGCTTTTGCTTGTTTtcaacatataatttatttcttctctcatgtgtcttttttctttcctttttaatgtgTTCTTAAACTATCTTGGAATTGTATGTCTCTTGGCTCCATGGGGCTTGCACAACTGCTAAGGGGGTCAGAGGTGAGGGTATAGTTAGTAATATTCTCTTTGAGCCATGGACTCCCCATTACATCAtctgatttttgtttgtttggccATGCCTTTCAATCTTACCACAAGATATTGATTGTCTCTTGTGTGGGAGCTCGTGGGAAATTCTAAGGATGCATTGGGGTCAGAACTTTCAATTGCCAGTATTATCCAAGGATGATTACATACTGCATGcttctaaaacaaataaaaactgcTAAGTTATTAACCTAAAATGTATcagttcatttaatttattagttcCAAGTCATTCAAAGACTCAGAAGTTTAAAAGTTCgaaaaaattcaacatattGCTATTTCGTGATCATTGAAATGACACAGGAAGTTATAATACTTCTAAAGCTATCATCTAACTACTTAAACTACCAGATCTCATGgctttaataaaaaagtaataatccTTCCAATATGAAAATTGCTGTTGTCACTTCCCTTTctattatgaaaatttaatttataattggtTTAAGTTTCAAACAGAAAGATTTACCAAAGGTTTGTTGTCCGTGAACTCTAGCCTCAACATTCTGACTCTTACTATCTGTTCTAAATTATGgttactatttttaatttattttttgagttgcTTGTACTATTCAATGAATTGAAATATTCAAATTGTGAATAGTAAGGTTCTAACAACCAATGGAATCTCCATTAGCTTCCTTAAAAAGTTTTGAACCTTTTTACATTGTCTGAATAAGGGTTTCTTCATAGAGTCCGATTCTTATTAGTTTGATTACGTGAATTTAACTAGCCTTTATCCCAAAGTTTTGGGAGGTTTAGAATTGAATGATGAGATCGGTTGTGTGGGGTTCGGTTCTTTCTATATGTTTATGTGTGTTGTGTCTGCAAACTGAATCTTTGAAAGATACAGctattcttaaattttaaggTCAATTTGTTGGTAGATAAGTTGTATATTATGTGGGTGCCTTTTATGTTCTGATGTGTACAATTTTTTACTGTGAATTGTCAGATGGTCAACTTTCATTAGAAGAGAAGAGGCCTCTATAAGAGCAATTATTTGACATGCTAGCTCTAATATTACAGGATTTCTGCTCTGCATAGTTTGATGCCTTCATGTTTGGGTATTAGCTATTAGATAAGTATGCCCATGCTTAGGTCTTTAAGTTTATTAAGTGCAGGTAAGAGGTGGACAATTATGGGGGACAGATATATACACAAATGACTCTGATCTTGTCGCTGGTATGCTGTGATATGATGAACAGTAACAATTGTAGAATTTGTTTATATGTGAACTGAAACAATATTGATGTTGCAATTTTGTTGCAGTTCTCATGCATACAGGCTACTTCCGTCCCACTGCTTCTCCTCCTCCACCTGCCATCCAAGAGTTATGTGCTACTATCAGAGTGTTGCCTCCACAAGATAGTAAGCCCCTTCTATCTCGCCTTCTTTATGATGCTGCCATTTCTAAACACATTCACATCATGATCATGCAGTCAAATAATTCATGTAAATGTTACAAATCTGGATACAGCTATCCATTTGAACTTGTATGTCTCTACATCTTACTTCAGAATGAAATTTGTGTTGTTTCTTGAAGTTCTTATGTTGGAAGTTTGTGAAAATAATGATATCACCTAGATGGTCTGAGTAGTTTGGGTTTTGGTTGAAGCCTAGTCAACTTTGTAATGGTGTCTGAGATTGACCACGTATAATTGATTTTGCTGACATCAAAATCATGGATAATCCATATCCATATTTGCACAAGTGAATCACAAGGATGCAAAGACACATTCCAAACAAGATAACTAGAGCTCTTAAAAAACCCAACATGCTTGAACTGTGCTCTTTTTTCAATTGTCAAGATGACAATACTTCCTTTAATAGTATATAGCTATATGAGAAACTTAAATGAAGTACGCCCTTAACTCTTTCTTGCTAATATTGCCTTTCTGCATGTGTGTCCTTACCATCCATGCTTTACTTGTGTGGAATTTTAACACGAACTTTGATATGTGCAATAGGCTACATTTCTATGCTGAGAAATAATGTTCGTTCACGTGCCTGGGGAGCTGGAATTGGTTGTAGCTACCGTGTTGAGCATTGCTGCATCGTGAAGGTGGTGGaaatttttttgcaattgtAGTTTTAGTCACCATTTTTCTGCAATTCATTGAGAACCTTCAGAAATGTCTGAGGGTGTCATAGCGGCATTGCTATTACCATCTTCATGAATATTGCTTGCTGCTTGTTTTATCCTACAAAATCCTAGTCGTGAAATGCCTTCAATCATGATTATTtctaatttcttgtttatttcaGAAAGGAGGTGGAACCATTGATCTTGAGCCCTGTCTTACACATACATCAGCAGTGGAACCTACTCTTGCTCCTGTGGCTGTTGAACGGACAATGACTACCCGTGCTGCTGCTTCGGTATGACATTGCCATTTTCTTCCATAATCCTTTGAGTTTATGTTCTTACTCTTTACTTCTCTGTATACTGTTCCTATATCAATTAGTAGAACTGTCATCTGAGGTAGAGCTCTGAGCAAATCTTTTACTCTTTATGATTTTGCTTATTTCAATGATAATCGCATGTTTGTGCTACTAATAAAAAGAGCTAAAATATTTCTGTGACCAAGCACTTTTCTGTTATTTGGATCTGCTTACATGATGACAGCTTTTCTCTTTCAGAATGCATTGCGGCAACAGAGATTTGTACGTGAAGTTACAATACAGTACAACCTTTGCAATGAGCCCTGGTAGATTCTAGATCTTTTTGATAACTATGATATGCTGCAATTTTTCAGATCTGTATGGACTTGGAGATTTTTGTCTTATGGAAAGTAGAAGTTAATTTTGCCATCATCCAAAATGGTTTGGAAGAAACTTGCTTTGTGTTTTATTAATAGTGATATCCATATCATGTAGTTATTAATGAAAATGTCAACTGCATGTGTGCTCAAATGCATATGTTTGTCTATTGTGCTAGTAGTCGTTGACctgtggatcttgcttttaatGCCCCTAAGGCTGCAATAAAGAGATGATGATGACCTATTTCAACTCGGTGATGTAACAAGTTTTTCTTCACATGAAAATTTAGATCTTTTATCATATAGCTGTGTGTAAAATAGGTCATCGGTATTTGTGTTTGGATTTAATTCTCTTTTCTGATCAAGTGTAGAGGgaacagaaaaggaaaagaagggcTTGAACATTTATATATAGAACAACTCTCAACTTAGATCTCATAGAGAGTTTATTTCATATCCACCCAAACAAATTCCGTTATCTTTGCTGTGGCATCAATTGTTTCATCTTATTGTTTTGAAGTTGATAGCCTTCTTGGGAATTATTCTTGTTTTCTGTATGGGATTTTTCTGGTTTATGAAAACTAATAGCTACCAAGTTTTTAAAacctttttaagtttttttcttagcAACACATAACAGATATCCTCTATTAATTTCTACAACTGTTGTGCCATTAGTTTACTATACGTGCCCTAACCCTAGATCTTGGTTTTATATAGCTGTTCTAATATTTCATTCGATCAACTCTCCACAGTTTCCTACCATTAGACATGCTTATCTGAAGTTTGGAATGTTTACATGACAGTTTACTGGAGTTTAGAATGTTCCCATGACATCATTAAGTGTTTATCCTTTTTGTTATCTATGTGGACACTAATTTTCATTGCCTTGCAAGGTGTTTGCAATTTTCCAATTTTCTTG
This genomic interval from Populus nigra chromosome 11, ddPopNigr1.1, whole genome shotgun sequence contains the following:
- the LOC133668509 gene encoding uncharacterized protein LOC133668509 translates to MWRKTQKEKKEADRELTQTTATTKSMSGAPVKRSHEEGGHSSSLKFPPHEDTGSYPKLTSGVSNEYHLPYEMGPDARVAKIPRTESRDVDRRSPLHSMYRIPPSSNESHMVSHLNVAPERRPESRDSKDCRDYQIENHEPRTDAREMYGEAKRDSQGVKNEKDVRFESRGDDNKELKHDREAHIELKNDMKIEKDGFGPASSQVNWKEPKEYHRGKRCLESAGVHVDPWHISRRNSQGSIEIEKEVVSIEERDHAKVHEAVGENKVELKGEDRFKDKDRKRKDLKLREWGDRDKERSDRRGSMQVGNSIAEGKESVKEEREGERWEWERKDLSKDRERLKEREKDHMKRESGTGAEKEGLHSEKESVDGSVRISEQENPALEPKKQKDFDNWKNVDKEAKDKKKEREADIEGDRPEKGSTMCGKESDDGCADGEIATERERGVFNYGVQQRKRMLRPRGSAQVANCEPRFSSHTQDCEGCQGKSEVSSVIYKVSECMQELIKLWKEYEASQSDKNSESSHKGPTLEIRIPAEHITATNRQVRGGQLWGTDIYTNDSDLVAVLMHTGYFRPTASPPPPAIQELCATIRVLPPQDSYISMLRNNVRSRAWGAGIGCSYRVEHCCIVKKGGGTIDLEPCLTHTSAVEPTLAPVAVERTMTTRAAASNALRQQRFVREVTIQYNLCNEPWIKYSISIVADKGLKKPLYTSARLKKGEVLYLETHSCRYELCFTGEKMVKVTQASQVHEETNKIHNHHPHSSNGEKHDFDNVFIDVFRWSRCKKPLPQKVMQSVGIPLPLEHVEVLEENLDWEDVQWSQTGVWIDGKEFTLARVRFLSPS